The proteins below come from a single Drosophila miranda strain MSH22 chromosome Y unlocalized genomic scaffold, D.miranda_PacBio2.1 Contig_Y1_pilon, whole genome shotgun sequence genomic window:
- the LOC117190729 gene encoding uncharacterized protein LOC117190729, with protein sequence MSTRPHLAPLQSSLLSNGGRSVGPPPSPDVSRLCLPAPGSRSASPIPRRQFWLNLAGFLGGDWEFHASSSLDLFGMVPVFGFCLRSWINSTFWRRGAITSVMAPISSIKPRRISSCSVLLRVSAMLPLHVSCACAMATFTPERISEGSALDWPGKFQLSSPRPSAPCVSPPCICPWRLPGGGVLRVIFCLDRKLTIA encoded by the exons ATGTCGACACGTCCCCATCTCGCTCCTCTCCAATCATCTCTCCTTTCAAATGGTGGCAGATCTGTTGGACCTCCGCCGTCTCCTGATGTCTCCCGTCTCTGCCTTCCAGCACCTGGATCCAGGTCCGCATCGCCTATTCCTCGGCGCCAGTTCTGGCTCAACCTCGCCGGCTTCCTTGGAGGCGACTGGGAATTCCATGCGTCATCGTCCTTGGACCTTTTTGGAATGGTCCCTGTGTTCGGCTTCTGCCTGAG GTCTTGGATCAATTCCACGTTCTGGCGCAGAGGCGCCATCACCTCTGTTATGGCCCCCATCAGCTCCATAAAGCCGCGACGGATCTCCTCCTGCAGCGTCTTACTCAGGGTATCTGCCATGCTGCCTCTCCACGTCTCTTGTGCTTGCGCTATGGCGACATTTACTCCTGAGAGAATCTCGGAGGGCAGTGCGTTGGATTGGCCTGGCAAATTCCAGCTGTCGTCTCCACGCCCCTCAGCGCCCTGTGTGTCACCGCCTTGCATCTGTCCTTGGAGGTTACCTGGTGGAGGAGTCCTGCGGGTCATTTTCTGTTTAGACCGCAAGTT AACAATCGCCTAA